From the genome of Longispora fulva:
GCGCACGGGTTCCACGCGACTACGCAACGCCGTAGGGTGATCACAACTCGTAGTCGAAAGGGGGCTACCCATGCGGCGAGTACTCCTGGCCCTGGGCACCACCATCGGGGTCCTGCTGATCTCCACTCCGGCGTCGGCGTTCGCTCACGACCGGGTGCACAACGTCTACCTGCACGCCCTGCTGGATGTCCTCACCCTGGCGGTGGTCTCCGCGCCACTGTGGACCGCGTACCTCTGGGGCGGCAACCGTAAGGCCTTGCTCATCGCGCTCGTCGCGGTGGTCCAGATCCCGGTCGGGGTCGTGGCGTTCGTGCCCATCCTCAACCCGTGGTTGCACGGCGTCGCCCTGGTCGGCGCGCTCGTGCTCACCGGGTCGGCGCTCTGGTCCACCCGGCGGCTCGGCCGGGCGGAGCAGCACGCGCCCGTCACCGAGTGATCTGACCTGCTGTCGGTCGGTCTGCGAGAGCGCGGCCGGCCGGCGGCACCTCACGTCCACGGCCCGGAAGGCCACGGCGGTCCCGCTGGGCCCGCCGGCACGGCCCGAACGGCCACGGCGGTCCCGGACGGCGGCGGCCCGCCCGAACGGCCTGCTCCCACCGCGCGAATGAGGCACCGCCCCCTGGCGCCCTGCGGGCCCACCCGCGCGGCACACCTGTCGGCCGGACAGCGCAACAGCGCTCCGACCTGCGGAAATGAACCGGCCGGCGGCACCCCCACAACAGGGTGCCGCCGGCCGGTGACGTCGGGGGTGCTACTTCTTCGGGGTACGCGCCACGCAGATCACGGACTGGCCGAACGGCGCGCCGAACACGCTCTCCCACGCCCGGGTGACCGGGAGGACGAACTTGTCGTAGATCCGGACGACCGGGCCGGGCTTGGGGGCCTGGCCGAGGAGCTTGGCGGAGACGAAGTACCCGAAGAAGCCGAGGATGTTGGCGTACTTCAACACCTCGATCTCCAGGCCGGCCTCCAGCATGGCGGCGCGCATGGTCTTCTTCGTGTACCGCCGGACGTGGCCGGTCGCGATGTCCACCTTGCTCATCGCGATCATGAACGCCGGCACGACGACCACGATCGCGGAACCCGGCTGGAGCAGCCCGGACATGCTGCGCAGGGCACCGACGTGGTCCTCGATGTGCTCGAGCACGTTGTAGGTGACCAGGCCGGTGTGGTGGCCGATCTCGTCGGTGGGGAGGAGAAGCTGGCGGACCTCGACGTTCGGGGCCTCGACGGCCATCCGCTCGGCGAGCTCGCGGAGTCGGGTCGGCTCCGCCTCGGTGCAGGTGAAGCGGCGGACGCGCGGTGCCCACTCGAGCGCGTAGTCGCCGAAACCGCTACCGACCTCGATCGGGTCGTCGCCCAGGTAGGGGAACGCCATGGAGGAGAACCATTTGCGGTGGTTGACAGCCTCGGCGAGGCCTTCGAGGACCTCTTCCTGGACCTGCTGGTCTCCACCAAGATCGGTCATTTCAGTACTTCCCTCACTTGTTTGCCCGATTTTGTGCGGTCAAAATGTGGGGACCGCTCCGGGCACCTTACCCGATGCTACCGAGCAACCTGTGAGCCGTGTGACATGCACGGCAAGGTGGTGATGGGCACCGTCCCCGAGCGCAAATGGTTTACTGGCTCGTGCTTGCTACCTCGCGTCTCCGGGTTCCCGTGTGGTCGGCCCCGGCCCTGGTGATGTTCGCACTGGGCCTGTGGCGGCTGGGTCGGCCGGGCATGTGGGCCGACGAGTTGGCCACCTGGGGCGCGGCCCGGATGCCGGTGGGGAACATGCTCCGGATGCTCGGCGAGGTCGATGCCGTCGACGGGCTGTACTACCTGGTCATGAACCTGTGGGTCCACGTGGCGGGTTCCTCGGAGTGGGCGCTGCGGTTCCCCTCGGTGCTGGCGATGACGGCGGCGGCCGGCCTGCTCGCCGTGCTGGGGCGCCGGCTGGTGTCCTACCGGGCCGGGCTGGTCGCCGGGGTGGCGTTCGCGCTGGTCCCGGCCGCGTCGCGGTACGCGCAGGAGGCCAGGGTCTACCCGTTCGTCATGCTCGGCGCGATCGTGGCGACGCTGCTGATGGACCGGATCCTGCGCCGGCCGTCGAGGCGGCTCCTGGTCGGGTACGCCGTCACGGTCGCCCTGATGGGCCTGCTGCACATCCTGGCCATCCTGATCGTGGCCGCGCACGGCGTGGTGGCGCTGCTGTCCCTGTGGCGGTCGCGGCGGCCGGTGTTCTGGCGCTGGTTCCTGGCCGCCTCGCTCGGGGTGCTGCCGGTGCTGCCGCTCGTCTGGCTGTCGACGGAGCAGACCAGGCAGGTGAGCTGGATCCCCGAGTCGAGCGTGCGCACCGTGATCGCGCTGCCGGAGAAGTTGACCTCGGTGGCCGCGGTGGGTGGTTTCCTGCTCGCGCTGGCGGTGCTCGCGTACTCGCGCCGCCGGTCCTCGATCCTCGTGCTGTCCTGGTTCGTGGTGCCGCCGGTGGTGCTGTTCGCCGCGGCCCAGGTCCACGAGCTGTTCTGGTACCGCTATCTCCTCTTCACCCTCCCGGCCCTGGTTCTGGCGGCGGGCATCACGCTCGCCCGGGCCAGGCTCGTGCCGGTCGTCGCCGGGCTCGTGGCGCTCGCCGCGCTCGGGGCGAACATCAACCTGTTCTACCGCTGGCCGGACGGCCACGAGCACGACACCCGGGGCGTGGGCGCGCTGATCGCCGCGGAGTTCCGCCCGGGCGACGCCGTCGCGTACGCGTTGCACGAGCCGGTGGTGCCGTGGGAGGCCCGGGACGTGGTCGCCCGGTACGTCCCCGCCGACAAGCGGCCCAGGGACGCGTTCGCGCTGGTCGGGCAGCGGGCCGGCGACAACTTCCTCGCGAAGGAGTGCCCGGACGACCAGCTCGTGCGGTGCCTCGCGGACGCGCCGCGGGTCTGGGTGATCCGGTTCGAGGACAAGAAGCTGGCCGACCCGCTGAAGGATCTCACCGACCCGAAGTGGGAGTCCGGGGCCAAGGAACGGCTGCTCAGGGACGACTACCGGCTCGAGCACGCCTGGGCGAAGCGCGCCTTCACGGTCGCCCTGTACGTCCGCAGCTCCTGACGCCCCCGTCGGCGAGCCCCACCGCGAGTCCGGTCACCTCGTCGCCGGTCCGCAGCACCCGCACGTCGGGGCAGCCGCCGCGGACGGCGTCCCACGCGCCGTCGGGCCTGCGGGCGGCGGCGGCCCGGCAGTGTTCCTCGCCGACGTACCCCCAGGCCATGAACACCTCGTCGTCGGCGTAGCTGTACACGCCGACCGACTCCGTGCGGTCCCCGGCCGGGCGGCGGTAGAAGGCACCGCGGAGACCGGGGACGGGCGTACCCTCGAAATCCACGTCCTCGATGATCTTGTGCACCTGGTACTGGGTGATATCGGGCATATCCATCGTCTCCATGATCGGTAAACGATAGTGCGTCCGGTACGGCTCCCGACGAGTGGGACTAGCCACCTCGGCGATGTGCGACCCCGACCGTCGCACTAAGGTTGACTCGTGCAACAGGAATGGCATCAGTTCCGGAACCCTGGCCTCCAGATCACCCGCCCGGCGAACACCGCCGAGGCCGCGTCCCTCGGGATCGACCGATGGCGCGAGCTCCCCCGTGAGCAGATGCCGCCCTGGCCGGACTATTCCGTGGTCGAGCAGGTCGCCGACGTCCTGGCCACCGTGCCGCCGATCGTCGCGCCCTACGAGGTGGACCAGCTCCGCGAGCGCCTCGCGCTCGTCTGCGAGGGCAAGGCGTTCCTGCTCCAGGGCGGCGACTGCGCAGAGACGTTCGCGGACAACACCGAGTCGCACATCCTGGCCAACGCGCGCACCCTGCTCCAGATGGCCGTCGTGCTCACCTACGGGGCGAGCATGCCGGTGATCAAGGTGGCCCGGGTCGCCGGCCAGTACACGAAGCCGCGCTCGGCGGCCCTGGACGCCTTCGGCCTGCCCTCCTACCGGGGGGACATGCTCAACTCCCTGGAGATGACCGAGGAGGCCCGGGTCAACGACCCGCAGCGCATGATCCGCGCCTACGCGAACGCGTCGTCGGCGATGAACATGCTGCGCGCCTACCTGGGCGGCGGCCTGGCCGACCTGCACGCGGTGCACGACTGGAACAAGGACTTCGTGCGCACGTCGGCGGCCGGCGAGCGCTACGAGGCCATCGCGCGCGAGATCGACCGGGCGCTGGCCTTCATGCGAGCCTGCGGCCTGCGCGACGACGAGGCGCTGCGCACCGTCACGCTGTACTGCTCGCACGAGGCCCTGGCCCTGGAGTACGACCGCTCGCTCACCCGGGTGTCGCACGACAAGGCCTACGCCCTGTCCGGCCACTTCCTCTGGATCGGCAACCGGACCCGGCAGCTCGACGGCGCGCACCTGGACTTCATCAGCAAGGTCGTCAACCCGATCGGCGTGAAGATCGACGCGGCGTGCACCCCGGACGAGGCGATCGAGCTGGCCGAGAAGCTGAACCCGGAGAACATCCCGGGCCGGCTGACGATGATCTCCCGGATGGGCAACGGCAAGGTCCGCGACGCCCTGCCCGGCATCGTCGAGAAGGTCACGGCCGCCGGACACAAGATCGTCTGGCAGTGCGACCCGATGCACGGGAACACGATCGAGGCGTCCAACGGGTACAAGACCCGGCACTTCGACCGGATCGTCGACGAGGTGCTCGGCTTCTTCGAGGTGCACCGCGGCCTGGGCACCCACCCGGGTGGCCTGCACGTCGAGCTGACCGGCGAGGACGTCACCGAGTGCCTGGGCGGCGCGCAGGCGATCGAGGACCGGCACCTGCCCGACCGCTACGAGACGGCGTGCGACCCGCGCCTCAACACCCAGCAGTCCCTCGAGCTCGCCTTCCTCGTGACGGAGATGCTCCGGGGCTAGCCCCTTGTCAGGCGGGGTGTCGCCTTCCTTCCGGGGAAGAGCGACACCCCCTTTTTTTTTGGTTACGAGTGGTCCCTGCCCCGGTGGTGTCGGCCGGAGCCCAGCGTGCCGGGGCGGTGGCCGGTCAGGCTAGGGCGCGCCGTTGATCGGGACCGGGAGGAAGCGCAGGCCGTCCTGCTCGCGGTGGCAGACGCCGCTGGTCGGCTGGGACCAGTAGCCGGCGAGGCACTGGCCGAGCATCGCGTGGCCGAGCTCGTTCGGGTGCAGGGACTCCCGGGAGATCACCCCTTCGGGGCTCCGGCCGGGGCCGGCCTCAGGGGTGCCGTCCGCCTTCAGGCGGAGGCTGATCCCGCGGGTCCACTTCGGCTCGTCGCCCGGCGAGCACACCTCCCTGTCGTCCATCGCCGCGGTCAGGTCGAGGAAGTCCACGGCGGCGGCCTGCGCGGCGTCCCGCATGGTGGCCGCGAGCAGCGGGACGAACGTGCCCCGCGCCCATGCCGCGTCGTCGTCGTGGAACGGGCAGCCGTGCAGCACCCGGGAGAACCTGCTGTCCCACCGGTTGTGCACGGGCAGCGGCGACGGGTAGGACTGCAGCACGATCCGCGCGTCGCCCTGCCCGGTGTCGGCGAGCACCCCGCGCACCTGGGCCAGCACCGAGTCGAGCCGGGGCCGGAGTGCCGTGAGTCGGTCGGCCACCTTGGGCGCCCAGTCGTCCTTGCAGCTGGCGGTGGTCAGCGCGTACCCGACGGCGCAGTCGGTGACGATCTCCGTGAAGCCCGCGTCGTTGGCGCCGACGGTGATCAGGACGAGCCTGATCCGGTACTGCTCCGCGGCCTCCCGCAGCGCCTGTACCTGCGGCTTCTCCCCGCCCTGGCCCCGGACCAGCACGTCGGCGGTCTCCGCGCCCGAGCAGGCGAGGTTGACCACGTTCGCGCCCGGGATCCCGGCCGCGGCGAGCTGGGCGTGGTTCGAGCGGTGGCAGTCGGCGTTCGCCCCGTCGTGGTAGTCGCCGGCCCCCTCGCCGGAGGCGATGCTGTCGCCGAGCGCCACGACGGCGTCCAGCGGTGGCGGCGCGGCGGGCGGAGGGACGGCCAGCGCGACCCCGGGCGTCAGGAGCAGTGCGGCGAGCGGCAGGAGGGCTAACCGGGTTCTCAATGTGTACCCCTTCCATTGTTATATGACCGCTTTCTACGGTATTGAGGCCTTGATCACCACCTGTTCCGGAGATCCCGGCCACTAGTCCGTGACCGCCCCCGACGAGTCGATCTACGATGGCTGGGCTAAGGGCTCACCATGAGCACGCGCTGGGGGTGGGGCTGCGCGTCTCTTTCGGCACACTCGAAAGGGATGTCCCTTGGCTGCCCTGGCCTCGTACCGGGGGCTGTGGTCCGTGACCGGACCTGGTTTCCTCCTGCTCGCCTTCCTCGCCCGCCTGCCCGCAGCGATGGGCGTCGTCGGCGCGCTCACCCTCGTCGTCACCACCACCGACAGCCTCACCGCCGCGGGGATCGCCGCCGGCGCGCTCGGCGTCGGCTCCGCGCTCGGCGGGCCGGTGGTGGGCTCCCTCGCCGACCGGTACGGTCAGCGCCTCGTCGGCGTCGCCGCGGCCCTGATCGACGCGCTCGCCTACGCCGCACTGCTCTACTCGGCCCTCAGCCACGCCCCGCTCGCCGTCACGGCCGGCGCGGCGGCGCTCGCCGGGTTCGCCACCCCGCAGGTCGGGCCGCTGGTCCGGGTGCGCTGGGCGGCCCTGCTCGGCGATCTGCCACCCGGGCCGAACGGCCGGACCGCGCGGCCCGGCGCGCGCACCGTCGCCGAGCGGCAACGGCTCATGCCGACCGCGATGTCGTACGAGGGCACGGCCGATGAGACGGCCTACATCACCGGCCCCGCGCTGGTCGGCGTCCTCGCCCTCACCGGGCACCCGACCCTGCCGCTGATCGGCGCGATCGCGCTGCTCGTGGTCGCCGGCACCCTGTTCGCCGTGCACCCGACGGCGCCGCCGGTGCTCCGGGTGCCGTCCGACGCGCCGCGCGACCGGTTGACCCCGGACCTCTGGGGCCTGGTCGCGGCCATGGTGTTCATCGGCGTCGTCTTCGGCGCGACCCAGACGGGCATCACGGCCCTGGCCAGGGATATCGGCGAGACCGGGGCCGGGGGCCTGGTGTACGCGGTGATGGGCGTCGGCAGCATCGTCGCCGGCCTGCTCACGGCCGCCCTGCCGACCCGGTTCCGGGTCTCGCTGCGCTATGTCGTGTTCGCCGTCGCGCTGTTCGTCGGGGCGGCCCCGCTGCTGCTGGTCGACTCGCTCGGCTCGGCGATGGCCGCGCTGGCGTTCCTCGGGGTGGCGGTCGCCCCGTACCTGATCACGGGGTACGTCCTGGCCGAGAGGATCACCGTGGCCCGGCGGGCCGGCGCGGCCATGACGCTGATGGCCAGCGGCGCGGTCGCCGGCAACGCCGTCGGCTCGGCGCTCTCCGGCGTCCTCGCCGACCGGTACGGCTACCAGGGCGCCTTCACCGTGCCCGTCGTCGCCGGCCTGCTCGCCGTCCTCCTCGCGGCGACCACGGCCCCACGCCTGCGCCGGGTACTCGCGACCCTGCCCCCGTCGCCCACGCCGGCCACCGCGCTACCGACAGCGGTGCCCGCGGCCAGGCGGTAGAACCGGGATGGGCGGTAGGCCGGGACGCCCGCGGCCCGGTGGCCGGTGAGCGACGGCTCCGGTCAACAGCCGCCGGTCACGGTCACCGCCGAGGACAGCATCCGCCCGTCGGACAGCTTCACGGACACGTACCACGCGATGGCGTTGAAGGACGGCTCCGTGTACGTGCTGCCGTTGAACGTCTTCGGCCCGCCGGACATCCGGCCGAACTGCCAGCTGCCGCCGAGGTCGTCGCGGCGCGCGTACACGCTGGCCTCGGTCGCGGTGCCGCCCACCACTGTCGCGCTGACGGCGACGTTCCACGACGAGGCGCCGCACTCCGGGGTGCCGGACGCGTTCACCGTCACCCCGCCGCCGCCGCTGGTCGGCACGCTGGTCGGCGGCTTGGACACCGGTGGGGGACCGACGGGGGTGCCGCGGGTCGACGCCGAGGCCGACGTGCTGGCCGACGGGCCGGCGCTGCGGGTGGCGGTCGCCCGGGCCCGCAGCGCGGCGGTCTGCGAGTCCAGCGCGCCGGAGCCGGGCGGCGCCAACACGCCCGGGGCGCCGGCCGGAGCCGGGCCGGAACCGGCCGGTTCGGCGAGCAGCTCGCCCGTGGACGACGCGACGAGGAACAGCATCAGCGCGCAGAACAGGAACCAGGCCAGCTCGGATCTGCGGGACAGCACGGTCCGGGGCGGCTGGCGGCGGTGCAGGCCGATCCAGCTGCCGCCCGGCGCGGCGTCGACCACCGCGGCCAGTTCTCCCGTAGCAAATGGGTGTTCCGTCGGCGTCACGCCGCCCTACTTCCCCGCGCCCCCAGTCGATCATGCAGTGACGTGCATCGATTCGACAATGTCGCGCGGGGTCACCCCGTGTCAAGGAACGGAAACGGAGAAGTTGCCGTCATCCGGGTCGAGATGACGACAACTTCTCGTGTGGAGTCGTTATGCCAGCGCGGCTTCCGCGTCCAGGGTGACCGACGCGGCGTGCACGACGGCGGCGATCCGCAGCGCGTCGTGGATCGCGTCCCGGCCGAGCCCGGCCTTGATCAGCGCCTTCTCGTGCGACTCGAGGCACACCCCGCAGCCGGTGATGGCGGAGACCGCGAGGCACCACAGCTCGAAGTCCACCTTGTCCACGCCGGGCTGGCCGATGACGGACATCCGCAGCCGGGCGGGCAGGGTCTGGTACGCCTCGTCGCCGATCAGGTGCTTGGCGCGGTAGTACACATTGTTCATGGCCATGATGGACGCCGCGGCCTTGGCGGCCTCGACGGCCTCGGGCTTGAGCCGGTCGGCGGCCTCTGCGGCGATCTCGCGGATCACCTGCGGGCTGCGGGCCGCGATCGCGCAGGCCAGCGCGGCGCCCCAGGCCTGCTGCTCGGGCAGCGTGGCGTTGCCGAGCACGGAACCCAGGTTGAGCTTGGTGTCCTTCGCGTACGCCGGCAGGGCGTCCTTCAGGGTGTCGAGACCCACGGGGTGGTTCCTTTCGCGCGAACGAGGAAGGAGGGGGCCGTCAGGCCCCCTCC
Proteins encoded in this window:
- a CDS encoding class I SAM-dependent methyltransferase, translated to MTDLGGDQQVQEEVLEGLAEAVNHRKWFSSMAFPYLGDDPIEVGSGFGDYALEWAPRVRRFTCTEAEPTRLRELAERMAVEAPNVEVRQLLLPTDEIGHHTGLVTYNVLEHIEDHVGALRSMSGLLQPGSAIVVVVPAFMIAMSKVDIATGHVRRYTKKTMRAAMLEAGLEIEVLKYANILGFFGYFVSAKLLGQAPKPGPVVRIYDKFVLPVTRAWESVFGAPFGQSVICVARTPKK
- a CDS encoding glycosyltransferase family 39 protein, whose protein sequence is MVYWLVLATSRLRVPVWSAPALVMFALGLWRLGRPGMWADELATWGAARMPVGNMLRMLGEVDAVDGLYYLVMNLWVHVAGSSEWALRFPSVLAMTAAAGLLAVLGRRLVSYRAGLVAGVAFALVPAASRYAQEARVYPFVMLGAIVATLLMDRILRRPSRRLLVGYAVTVALMGLLHILAILIVAAHGVVALLSLWRSRRPVFWRWFLAASLGVLPVLPLVWLSTEQTRQVSWIPESSVRTVIALPEKLTSVAAVGGFLLALAVLAYSRRRSSILVLSWFVVPPVVLFAAAQVHELFWYRYLLFTLPALVLAAGITLARARLVPVVAGLVALAALGANINLFYRWPDGHEHDTRGVGALIAAEFRPGDAVAYALHEPVVPWEARDVVARYVPADKRPRDAFALVGQRAGDNFLAKECPDDQLVRCLADAPRVWVIRFEDKKLADPLKDLTDPKWESGAKERLLRDDYRLEHAWAKRAFTVALYVRSS
- a CDS encoding class II 3-deoxy-7-phosphoheptulonate synthase, whose translation is MQQEWHQFRNPGLQITRPANTAEAASLGIDRWRELPREQMPPWPDYSVVEQVADVLATVPPIVAPYEVDQLRERLALVCEGKAFLLQGGDCAETFADNTESHILANARTLLQMAVVLTYGASMPVIKVARVAGQYTKPRSAALDAFGLPSYRGDMLNSLEMTEEARVNDPQRMIRAYANASSAMNMLRAYLGGGLADLHAVHDWNKDFVRTSAAGERYEAIAREIDRALAFMRACGLRDDEALRTVTLYCSHEALALEYDRSLTRVSHDKAYALSGHFLWIGNRTRQLDGAHLDFISKVVNPIGVKIDAACTPDEAIELAEKLNPENIPGRLTMISRMGNGKVRDALPGIVEKVTAAGHKIVWQCDPMHGNTIEASNGYKTRHFDRIVDEVLGFFEVHRGLGTHPGGLHVELTGEDVTECLGGAQAIEDRHLPDRYETACDPRLNTQQSLELAFLVTEMLRG
- a CDS encoding SGNH/GDSL hydrolase family protein; this translates as MRTRLALLPLAALLLTPGVALAVPPPAAPPPLDAVVALGDSIASGEGAGDYHDGANADCHRSNHAQLAAAGIPGANVVNLACSGAETADVLVRGQGGEKPQVQALREAAEQYRIRLVLITVGANDAGFTEIVTDCAVGYALTTASCKDDWAPKVADRLTALRPRLDSVLAQVRGVLADTGQGDARIVLQSYPSPLPVHNRWDSRFSRVLHGCPFHDDDAAWARGTFVPLLAATMRDAAQAAAVDFLDLTAAMDDREVCSPGDEPKWTRGISLRLKADGTPEAGPGRSPEGVISRESLHPNELGHAMLGQCLAGYWSQPTSGVCHREQDGLRFLPVPINGAP
- a CDS encoding MFS transporter, with product MAALASYRGLWSVTGPGFLLLAFLARLPAAMGVVGALTLVVTTTDSLTAAGIAAGALGVGSALGGPVVGSLADRYGQRLVGVAAALIDALAYAALLYSALSHAPLAVTAGAAALAGFATPQVGPLVRVRWAALLGDLPPGPNGRTARPGARTVAERQRLMPTAMSYEGTADETAYITGPALVGVLALTGHPTLPLIGAIALLVVAGTLFAVHPTAPPVLRVPSDAPRDRLTPDLWGLVAAMVFIGVVFGATQTGITALARDIGETGAGGLVYAVMGVGSIVAGLLTAALPTRFRVSLRYVVFAVALFVGAAPLLLVDSLGSAMAALAFLGVAVAPYLITGYVLAERITVARRAGAAMTLMASGAVAGNAVGSALSGVLADRYGYQGAFTVPVVAGLLAVLLAATTAPRLRRVLATLPPSPTPATALPTAVPAARR
- a CDS encoding carboxymuconolactone decarboxylase family protein → MGLDTLKDALPAYAKDTKLNLGSVLGNATLPEQQAWGAALACAIAARSPQVIREIAAEAADRLKPEAVEAAKAAASIMAMNNVYYRAKHLIGDEAYQTLPARLRMSVIGQPGVDKVDFELWCLAVSAITGCGVCLESHEKALIKAGLGRDAIHDALRIAAVVHAASVTLDAEAALA